The following proteins are co-located in the Haloarcula marismortui ATCC 43049 genome:
- a CDS encoding ubiquitin-like small modifier protein 1 has protein sequence MDVTVYGPLRAATGAKTVEITVDGDTVGAVITAFVDAYPRAESQLVDADGELRPSVRVMVDGDNATHDQRVPSGAAVELFPAMRGG, from the coding sequence GTGGACGTGACCGTATACGGGCCGCTCCGGGCGGCGACAGGAGCGAAAACAGTCGAGATTACCGTCGATGGCGACACCGTCGGAGCCGTGATTACGGCCTTCGTCGACGCGTATCCGCGTGCGGAGTCACAGTTAGTCGATGCGGACGGCGAACTCCGACCGAGTGTGCGGGTGATGGTCGACGGGGACAACGCGACCCATGACCAGCGGGTCCCGTCCGGCGCGGCGGTCGAACTCTTTCCGGCGATGCGAGGTGGGTGA
- a CDS encoding metal-dependent hydrolase: MVLPSEHFIIALLPVAVYALLRDRHLPSLQLVAVTFFGSQFPDLIDKPLAYELHLIPSGRVFMHSLPFAIPLSIVVIAYAVRTDRTRLGTAFAFAHLSHLVADNQQLLPPNLYVSSDLLWPLQPPVARSPVPQWVGEGAVNLHLWTGFSVLVLTLVAYVLVVDLQAQLDSR; encoded by the coding sequence ATGGTCCTCCCGAGCGAGCATTTCATTATCGCCCTCCTCCCTGTCGCAGTATACGCACTCCTCCGGGACAGACACCTCCCGTCGCTCCAGTTGGTCGCAGTCACGTTTTTCGGCAGCCAGTTCCCAGATCTCATCGACAAGCCGTTAGCGTACGAACTTCATCTCATCCCCTCCGGTCGGGTGTTTATGCACTCGCTCCCGTTCGCAATTCCGCTGTCGATCGTCGTCATCGCGTACGCAGTCCGAACGGACCGGACTCGACTTGGAACGGCGTTTGCGTTCGCCCACCTCTCACATCTGGTAGCCGATAATCAACAACTCTTGCCTCCGAACCTGTACGTGTCGTCGGATTTGCTCTGGCCGCTCCAGCCGCCCGTCGCACGCTCGCCAGTCCCACAGTGGGTCGGTGAGGGCGCAGTGAATCTGCATCTCTGGACCGGGTTTTCGGTGCTCGTCCTCACGCTGGTGGCGTACGTGCTAGTCGTGGACCTGCAAGCCCAACTCGACAGTAGATAG
- a CDS encoding type II toxin-antitoxin system VapC family toxin — translation MSDAGGPYLFDVGVIALAHTEAPVREAALTYVRDAIAGDIDAVVPYPALFGAHTVLTTYYSRSNAEASRLLQNFMDAKRIHWNGGLSESTVRDGFSQASETNVGGWDGYYAQVAIDEGVNTVLTIDDDFERFDAFDTEVILSPAEFSELNRFLEN, via the coding sequence ATGAGTGATGCTGGTGGCCCGTATCTCTTCGATGTCGGAGTAATTGCACTCGCACACACTGAGGCCCCTGTTCGTGAGGCTGCACTTACGTACGTTCGGGATGCCATCGCTGGCGATATAGATGCCGTTGTTCCGTATCCTGCGTTGTTCGGAGCGCACACCGTTCTGACGACGTACTACAGCCGTTCAAACGCAGAGGCATCTCGACTGCTACAGAATTTCATGGATGCAAAGCGAATCCATTGGAACGGGGGACTGTCCGAGAGTACAGTTCGTGATGGGTTTTCACAGGCGAGTGAAACAAATGTTGGTGGATGGGACGGGTACTATGCTCAGGTAGCGATCGACGAAGGAGTGAATACTGTGTTGACAATTGATGACGACTTTGAACGGTTTGATGCATTCGATACCGAGGTCATTCTGTCGCCTGCTGAATTCAGCGAACTGAACAGGTTTCTTGAGAACTGA
- a CDS encoding AbrB/MazE/SpoVT family DNA-binding domain-containing protein, producing the protein MAKVDSKGRIVLPQEVREKLGISPGTEVEIHEEDGKAVVEPEDNPEQIIERMEKLVAATDSERGKTSPIDEGVDPIAKKHRDAVRRGAEKNSDE; encoded by the coding sequence ATGGCGAAGGTGGACTCAAAAGGCCGGATCGTTCTCCCACAAGAGGTCCGAGAGAAACTGGGCATTTCTCCTGGCACAGAAGTCGAAATCCACGAAGAAGACGGGAAAGCAGTTGTTGAACCTGAAGACAACCCCGAACAGATCATTGAACGGATGGAGAAACTCGTTGCGGCTACAGATTCGGAGCGCGGGAAGACATCGCCAATAGACGAGGGAGTCGACCCGATTGCCAAGAAGCATAGAGACGCTGTCCGGAGAGGAGCCGAAAAAAACAGCGATGAGTGA
- a CDS encoding DUF3368 domain-containing protein — translation MFVFDATPLIYLAKAERLSLLSRLDASRLIPQRVYEEVVTVGLDAGYPDARRIEQSVEEGTFDVVSVPETTLFDRLSGNPNVSDADVAVLALAADHGATAVMDDAYGRDIAAVEAIETRGTAYLVLSLVRDGELEADDARETLEAMLDAGWHCSPSLYSKLLSKLEELAVGGADNR, via the coding sequence ATGTTCGTCTTCGACGCGACGCCGCTCATCTACCTCGCAAAAGCAGAGCGACTCTCGTTACTCAGTCGTCTCGATGCATCTCGACTCATTCCACAACGCGTGTACGAGGAGGTTGTGACGGTCGGTCTTGATGCCGGCTATCCGGATGCCCGCCGTATCGAACAATCGGTAGAAGAGGGTACGTTCGATGTGGTGTCAGTACCCGAGACCACGCTCTTCGACCGGCTCAGCGGGAACCCGAACGTCAGTGACGCTGACGTTGCGGTACTGGCACTCGCGGCTGACCACGGTGCGACAGCCGTGATGGACGACGCGTACGGGCGGGACATCGCCGCTGTGGAAGCCATCGAAACACGGGGTACCGCCTATCTCGTTCTCTCCCTGGTCCGGGACGGCGAACTCGAAGCGGACGACGCGCGGGAGACGCTGGAGGCGATGCTTGATGCGGGTTGGCACTGCTCGCCAAGCCTCTATTCGAAACTGCTCTCGAAGCTGGAGGAGCTAGCAGTTGGCGGAGCCGATAATCGATAG
- a CDS encoding UPF0175 family protein codes for MGSISARVPDDLEEELQTFIDEERLDTSTAIRKLLSEGLDEWRTEQALERLERGEVTFSKAAELAGVDTWELARLARERDITWGGDDHLESDLDDL; via the coding sequence ATGGGGTCGATTTCCGCACGCGTTCCTGACGACTTAGAAGAGGAGTTGCAGACATTCATCGACGAGGAACGTCTTGATACGAGCACGGCGATCCGAAAACTGCTCTCGGAAGGATTAGACGAGTGGCGAACGGAACAGGCGCTCGAACGGCTTGAGCGCGGTGAGGTGACATTCAGTAAAGCGGCCGAACTCGCGGGCGTGGATACGTGGGAACTTGCCCGCCTCGCTCGCGAACGAGACATTACGTGGGGCGGCGACGACCACCTCGAATCCGACCTCGACGATCTCTAA